From Acidobacteriota bacterium, one genomic window encodes:
- a CDS encoding MBL fold metallo-hydrolase, which produces MKQFLAILVLLAMPALTLAQGNRTTLDIYYVDVEGGASTLIVTPAGESILVDAGWPGFDGRDATRIEKALKQAGLTQIDHLIMTHYHVDHFGGIPELAKRVKVINFYDHGPMTELTEDKDFAPKYAAYRAAAKDKTITLKPGDSIKLKRAAGLPPVTLQVLAAAREIVAEKGMAGAKNPACATATTQAEDPSDNARSVAFLLRYGAFDFFDGGDLTWNIEHKLACPANLIGEVDLYQVTHHGLDTSNNTALLASVKPTVAIMNNGPRKGGSATTIKALRELPSLKALYQGHRNITLTAEQNVAEEFIANVDDKNDAANMITVSVDAGKKSFAVTNGRTGKSQTFPVK; this is translated from the coding sequence ATGAAACAGTTTTTAGCAATTTTGGTCTTGCTGGCAATGCCCGCGCTCACACTGGCGCAAGGCAACCGCACCACGCTCGACATTTACTACGTTGACGTCGAAGGCGGCGCCTCCACGCTGATCGTCACGCCCGCCGGCGAATCCATCCTGGTGGATGCGGGTTGGCCGGGCTTTGACGGGCGTGACGCGACGCGCATCGAAAAGGCGCTGAAGCAGGCGGGCCTCACGCAAATTGACCACTTGATCATGACCCATTATCACGTAGACCATTTCGGCGGCATCCCCGAACTGGCAAAGCGCGTGAAGGTCATCAACTTTTATGACCACGGGCCAATGACCGAGTTGACCGAAGATAAAGACTTCGCCCCGAAATACGCCGCCTATCGCGCCGCCGCCAAAGACAAGACGATCACGCTCAAACCGGGTGATTCGATCAAGCTGAAACGCGCCGCCGGACTGCCGCCCGTCACCTTGCAGGTACTGGCCGCCGCGCGCGAAATCGTCGCGGAAAAAGGTATGGCGGGCGCGAAAAATCCGGCCTGTGCCACCGCCACGACACAAGCCGAAGACCCGTCGGACAATGCGCGCAGCGTGGCCTTTTTGCTGCGTTACGGCGCGTTCGATTTCTTCGATGGCGGCGACCTGACCTGGAACATCGAACACAAACTCGCCTGCCCCGCCAACCTGATCGGCGAAGTGGACTTGTACCAAGTCACGCATCATGGCCTGGACACCAGCAACAACACGGCGCTGCTCGCCTCGGTCAAACCGACGGTGGCGATCATGAACAACGGCCCGCGCAAAGGCGGTTCGGCCACGACGATCAAGGCGTTGCGCGAATTGCCGTCGCTCAAGGCGCTCTATCAAGGGCACCGCAACATCACGCTGACGGCGGAACAGAATGTGGCCGAAGAGTTCATCGCCAATGTGGACGACAAGAACGATGCGGCGAATATGATTACCGTGTCGGTGGACGCGGGGAAGAAGTCGTTTGCGGTAACGAATGGACGCACTGGCAAGAGCCAAACTTTTCCGGTGAAATAA
- a CDS encoding type II toxin-antitoxin system RelE/ParE family toxin — protein MIYSLLLTNYALDQFGRLPAEDYLHVRDAITALAKEPKPYGCLYLVGRDGWHLRVGNIRVVYKIDDERQSITIIHIGRIRDTYD, from the coding sequence ATGATTTATAGCTTGCTCCTCACCAACTACGCGTTGGATCAATTCGGACGGTTGCCAGCCGAAGATTATCTGCACGTGCGCGATGCCATAACGGCTCTCGCCAAAGAGCCAAAGCCATACGGTTGTCTTTATCTTGTCGGACGCGACGGTTGGCATTTGCGTGTAGGTAATATCCGAGTGGTCTACAAAATTGATGACGAACGGCAGAGCATTACCATTATTCACATTGGCCGGATTCGTGACACATACGATTAA
- a CDS encoding sigma-54-dependent Fis family transcriptional regulator: MSDPLKQTILVIDDQQAIRNQLYWALEENYNVLQASSRTQAIQILERELVDVVLTDLHMPPNDQDISEGLGVLEAARRLNPALPVIVISGDDEHETAIKVVIQKGAYDFFQKPFNVEQVEYIVRRAANFYRLYQDNIALRSEDRSKHDVVGSSPALTRILDQAHAVSDTSATVLITGESGTGKEVLARFIHNTSPRATKPFIACNIAALPESLIESELFGHEKGAYTGAQTRRQGRFELADGGTLFLDEIGELTPAMQVKLLRVLQERQFERLGGKELLTVDIRVIAATNRNLEEMVENGQFRADLYYRLNIVNLELPPLRERPDDVPILANHFALKAARKHGRNTPSFTPAFLNRLQNYRWPGNIRELENVIERAVVISTAPVMDESVLPNKVLAESSAAPVTSSTPSGSGTIVPIAANQPTLGVALINDALPPDLSFETAIQSLKRDLVRQALRECNNSRSEAAHRLKISRQYLHRLINELNVEG, from the coding sequence ATGTCCGACCCACTCAAACAAACCATCCTTGTCATTGACGACCAGCAAGCCATTCGCAACCAACTCTACTGGGCGCTCGAAGAAAACTATAACGTGCTGCAAGCTTCCTCACGTACTCAGGCCATCCAAATTCTCGAACGCGAACTCGTGGATGTGGTGTTGACCGACTTGCATATGCCGCCCAACGATCAAGACATCAGTGAGGGCTTGGGGGTGCTCGAAGCCGCGCGCCGTCTCAACCCCGCGCTGCCAGTCATCGTGATCTCTGGTGACGACGAGCACGAAACCGCGATCAAAGTGGTTATTCAGAAAGGCGCTTATGATTTCTTCCAGAAACCCTTCAACGTCGAACAAGTTGAATATATCGTCCGCCGCGCCGCTAATTTTTACCGGCTTTACCAAGACAACATCGCGCTACGCAGCGAAGACCGCAGCAAACACGATGTCGTTGGTTCCAGCCCGGCGCTCACGCGCATTCTGGATCAGGCGCACGCCGTTTCCGACACCAGCGCGACGGTGCTGATTACCGGCGAATCGGGCACCGGCAAAGAAGTCCTGGCGCGCTTCATACACAACACCAGCCCGCGTGCGACGAAGCCGTTCATCGCCTGCAACATCGCCGCCCTGCCCGAATCGCTGATCGAATCGGAGCTTTTCGGCCACGAGAAAGGTGCCTATACCGGCGCGCAGACGCGACGGCAAGGCCGTTTTGAACTCGCTGACGGCGGCACCTTGTTTCTGGATGAGATCGGCGAACTCACGCCGGCGATGCAGGTCAAGCTGTTGCGCGTGCTGCAAGAACGCCAATTCGAGCGCCTGGGTGGCAAGGAATTGCTGACCGTGGACATCCGCGTCATCGCCGCGACCAATCGCAATCTGGAAGAGATGGTCGAGAACGGTCAGTTCCGCGCCGATCTTTATTACCGCCTCAACATCGTCAATCTGGAACTGCCGCCGTTGCGCGAACGCCCGGACGACGTGCCGATTCTGGCGAATCATTTCGCGCTCAAGGCGGCGCGCAAACACGGGCGCAATACGCCCAGCTTCACGCCCGCGTTTTTGAACCGGCTGCAAAATTACCGCTGGCCCGGCAACATCCGCGAACTGGAAAACGTGATCGAACGCGCCGTCGTCATCAGCACTGCGCCCGTCATGGATGAATCCGTGCTGCCCAACAAAGTGCTGGCCGAATCGAGCGCCGCGCCCGTCACATCGTCTACGCCATCGGGCAGCGGCACCATCGTGCCCATCGCCGCCAACCAGCCGACATTGGGCGTCGCGCTCATCAACGACGCGCTGCCGCCCGACCTGTCGTTTGAGACGGCAATTCAATCGCTCAAACGCGATCTGGTGCGGCAGGCCCTGCGCGAATGCAATAACTCGCGGTCTGAAGCGGCGCACCGGCTGAAGATCAGCCGCCAGTATTTGCACCGGCTGATTAACGAATTGAATGTGGAAGGTTGA